A region of Nakaseomyces glabratus chromosome M, complete sequence DNA encodes the following proteins:
- the UTP20 gene encoding Utp20p (CAGL0M10527g~Ortholog(s) have nucleolus localization) — MKQKTTTKTTKRYRYSSFKSRIDDLRIEPARNLEKRAHDYVESSHLLASFEHWKDINLSASFTALVPQLEPLVQTLPQILFHSKQVCALLIEAIDKHDELSLQPELDMLAQFCHDLGPDFMPFYKPAMDSLIALISDAGSLESPQVLEWAFNCLAYLFKYLSRLLTADLAQTSELLFPLLSHHREYLSRFSAEALSFLIRKTSAKNLPALLNYFFAKLSENEEEGHYYEGLLTLFTESLVSTQGSLHSKSNIILTAFITKVLTPQAVDPVCTTLFCDVWMNISKHTAAENLAPVYQLIFQHITEKLGPENTNTVVQIMATLVFSESGKKIPHWETVVSITKSILESCNAENCSSSNLAFYSAALFRNADVRSMTQLHKLLFSTYATKFTDDYFAFLRYCMDLCPDKISSYNGDKYANVFLEENWASQGQNLSLFLLELEQNTQLQNRLRIKIPSGLVNSLLDTLRTINDKEITEEQLADLYWMSVILKKCDVQESDPVINVILNLISDASNPSDMKKDLLGNLILAIPSDENNILINIMEKLVHSFGAYRDSVFFVKSITYLLRKTGNTDSVKTIIDSLLTDNLENFQQNLVLPDSKIRYETLVLISTLYELRSSEVPQLINECKIIEEIPLSLDNGRALTARIRAMSAPFLKIERGSPEIKLVISHMFGLLTIRFSPIWDGVNDFLSATTGKCPDLVWKLILQFINVLEHPIISSYPQTFMDIDSPVSLWDSRVDRLTNTINNFREIWNRFFNKNESIFELSKDLRGSFQYPGQIRNQTLKVMLLVPHLAEQHFADIITYFFNQVEYEELFDNDFNGEKTAKNWTEADRNVLLKVLSKFKNIKNVYKSDELHNRLLTLLGSKNTEVQKLALDAIFAYKEPAVNKYKDNLSNLLNDTLFKDEITIFFANKEKNQLEEQHEIKLMPYILRILYGRAQTPITSGSKKSSKYAVVSVLPNFKRKYIIDFLSLTYNGLAFEKFFDKKYAVDKDDLTQGTLKRMSGFVTLMSGVIGTLGSKFSIELATVLKPLLFVISSSYYICGSDANLKDSDQSHLLKIGSTLRQHSLKCLSEFFDTLGDDLNWDPYIKDIYECAFKPRLANFSVENAQQISSLMRIMVQWSGNESLYRFLYYNSFSCTKALVELLHNPHTKEPVLVSILTACNDVITRPAQDAEYVELVTIISTSTLKSLPTLYERLGNSDSISIAIEVLVNLTENGYVQDDETISYLLSSLTLILESNKNVNNPKIITKMLNVLKTLIPVSTMPFSDLESLFRTLSGFYQTCADKETRLGVNDVLSAFSERFDELEKVASLMKSLNSYSNRRIQEYDFPVMLSAFKKFTEEDYCNYSEIQWFPVVHTCLFLINDKEELAVRTNATHTLTVFVKYINEKSSFEEAKPGITILKSIILPQIKSGLRKYNDEIQTEYIALLEYIVQNSKYYNDMADMQVLSFGDDEEASFFKNIAHVQLHRRQRAIRRLKEVASELSDNSISHYLIPIAEQYVFSDEEKFRNIANESLITIGELANFMSWNQYKALMRRYIHLLKTKDTALKQSVLLITSVSVALKNTLTAKRNSSDEKINSRTMRKFPNNFNDAESFIKHELYPTLSKILGTRNDDTIVARMPLSEGIINILLGLDEDDKITLLPGVLTSICQVLRSKSEELRDAVRQSLSKIVVILGAKYIVFIIKELVSALQRGSQVHVLSYTVHHVLRTIVDDLNHGDLDDSAHLIVRVIMEDVFGAVGEEKDSDNYHTKMKEVKVNRSYDTGEVLAANISLQEFSTILKPIKMLLMERVSFKSQNKLQELLRHYALGINHNTEAAEINSLRLCYEIFNQDVEQKKYNRPKATVTEQEEFFLVNLNAKKERVVTEYSLLSHTFQKFSLDLLRTVITRHKSLMQAKYLQGFVPLLQQSLTSDDENVLISTLKVLIILVKIDFEMSTENLFKNCVKKALNIVKDSPSTGSELCQMAIKYLSAAIKHKEMKLKNVALSYVLQRILPDLNEPNKQGLAFNFLKSLISKQVMLPELYDIMTTVREIMITNHSKDIRNVARSVFYHFLMEYDQSKGRLEKQFKFMVDNLQYPAPDGKQSVMELINLIVTKANPELLSKLASSFFIGLANVSVNDDSPRCREMATIILTNMLPRLDATALRTIVKYISAWLKQLENDAFLNLGLRIYKVYLEGLGIGHSAELDDQATKAIIKTLHNTDENSKTQWDLIYSALAVFTVFTNKNPEVFNSEYKNIWDSVIKCLLYPHIWVRQASGKLVCDLFNHLEKDNWMYENSDIQIITSKIIHQLRAPSIPEALAETAIKTLLKVSSYWNKNNVSYIPFGETTESINRYSTAIEYVVSSIGGIIRSEENRNDTFFSKKFAIQYFYLLTQMLNAEALESVLEIILFSLYIYLEKSDVSRLTDEESELVTSSQECMKQLEDSVSVSAFSKAYANVKQMVYRRRLERKNKRSVLAVTAPDVAAAKKLKKHARSREKRKHERDENGYYQRKNKKKRI, encoded by the coding sequence ATGAAGCAGAAGACCACTACGAAGACGACCAAGAGGTACAGGTACTCCTCCTTCAAGAGCAGGATCGATGACCTGCGCATTGAGCCCGCCCGGAACCTCGAGAAGCGGGCGCACGACTACGTGGAGTCCTCGCACTTGCTCGCGTCCTTTGAGCACTGGAAGGATATCAATCTCTCCGCAAGCTTCACCGCGCTCGTGCCGCAGCTCGAGCCGCTGGTGCAGACGCTGCCACAGATATTGTTCCACAGCAAACAGGTGTGCGCGCTGCTGATCGAGGCCATCGACAAGCACGACGAGCTCTCTTTGCAGCCGGAGCTGGACATGCTCGCGCAGTTCTGTCACGATCTGGGCCCAGACTTCATGCCGTTCTACAAGCCGGCCATGGACTCGCTGATCGCGCTGATCAGCGACGCCGGCTCCCTCGAGTCCCCCCAGGTGCTGGAGTGGGCGTTCAACTGCCTGGCGTACTTGTTCAAGTACCTGTCCAGACTGCTCACCGCAGACCTCGCACAGACCTCTGAGCTGCTCTTCCCTTTGCTCTCACACCACAGGGAATACTTGTCCCGCTTCTCAGCCGAGGCCCTCTCTTTCCTGATAAGAAAGACATCCGCAAAGAACCTGCCCGCGCTGCTGAATTACTTCTTTGCGAAACTGTCCGAAAACGAGGAAGAAGGACACTACTACGAGGGTCTACTGACGCTGTTCACAGAGTCGCTGGTCTCCACACAGGGGTCCTTGCACTCCAAGTCCAACATCATACTCACAGCATTCATAACAAAGGTGCTCACTCCACAGGCAGTGGACCCCGTGTGCACTACACTGTTCTGCGATGTCTGGATGAATATCTCCAAACACACTGCGGCAGAGAACCTGGCACCCGTGTACCAGTTGATATTCCAGCACATCACAGAGAAACTCGGCCCCGAGAACACCAACACCGTCGTGCAGATCATGGCTACCCTCGTCTTTTCTGAAAGCGGTAAGAAGATACCACACTGGGAAACCGTGGTCTCCATCACCAAGTCTATCCTGGAGTCATGCAATGCCGAAAACTGCTCTTCATCCAACCTTGCATTTTACTCCGCTGCGCTGTTCAGAAACGCAGATGTTAGATCGATGACCCAACTGCATAAGTTGCTCTTCAGCACTTACGCGACGAAGTTCACAGATGACTACTTCGCTTTCCTAAGATACTGCATGGACCTATGTCCCGACAAAATCTCATCTTACAATGGTGATAAGTACGCGAACGTTTTCCTGGAAGAAAACTGGGCATCTCAAGGTCAAAACTTGTCCTTGTTTCTACTCGAACTTGAACAGAACACTCAATTACAAAACCGTTTGAGAATAAAAATTCCATCTGGATTAGTAAACTCGTTACTAGATACTCTAAGGACTATCaatgataaagaaattACAGAAGAACAGCTTGCTGATCTATATTGGATGTCtgttattttgaaaaaatgtgATGTACAAGAATCGGATCCAGTAATTAACGTCATACTCAACCTGATCTCAGATGCTAGCAATCCTAGTGATATGAAAAAGGATCTACTAGGTAACTTAATCTTAGCGATACCGtctgatgaaaataatattttgataaatattatgGAAAAACTAGTGCATTCATTTGGCGCATACAGAGATAGtgtattttttgttaaaaGTATAACATACCTTTTAAGGAAGACTGGTAATACTGATAGTGTTAAGACAATAATTGATAGCTTGCTAACTGATAATCTAGAGAACTTTCAGCAAAATTTGGTGCTTCCTGACTCCAAGATCAGATACGAAACTTTGGTATTGATCTCTACACTATATGAATTACGTTCTAGTGAAGTTCCTCAATTGATTAATGAATGTAAAATAATTGAGGAAATTCCCCTATCTTTAGACAATGGTAGGGCTCTAACCGCGAGAATACGGGCTATGTCAGCACCATTTttaaaaattgaaagaggGAGTCCCGAAATTAAACTAGTAATTTCTCACATGTTTGGTTTACTGACAATCAGATTCTCTCCTATTTGGGATGGTGTAAACGATTTTCTGTCTGCAACTACTGGTAAATGTCCAGATTTGGTATGGAAGCTAATTTTACAATTCATCAATGTCCTAGAGCATCCTATTATAAGTTCGTATCCACAAACTTTCATGGATATTGATTCACCAGTGTCCTTGTGGGATTCTCGTGTTGATAGACTGACTAATACAATCAATAATTTCAGAGAAATCTGGAACCGCTTTTTTAACAAAAATGAGTCGATATTCGAACTAAGTAAGGATTTGAGAGGTAGTTTCCAATACCCAGGGCAAATTAGAAATCAAACATTAAAGGTCATGCTATTAGTACCACATTTAGCGGAACAGCATTTTGCAGATATCATAACGTACTTCTTCAACCAAGTAGAATACGAGGAGCTATTTGACAACGATTTCAATGGTGAAAAAACTGCGAAAAACTGGACTGAGGCTGATAGAAATGTATTGTTAAAAGTCTTATCCAAATTCAAGAACATTAAGAATGTTTACAAATCTGACGAACTTCACAACAGACTTTTAACACTACTGGGAAGCAAGAACACTGAAGTTCAAAAATTGGCACTTGATGCAATATTTGCTTACAAGGAGCCAGCTGTGAATAAATATAAGGATAACCTAAGCAATCTGTTGAATGACACCCTTTTTAAAGATGaaattactattttttttgccaacaaagaaaaaaatcagCTGGAAGAGCAGCATGAGATAAAACTAATGCCTTATATTTTAAGAATACTTTATGGCAGAGCTCAAACTCCAATAACTAGTGGCTCTAAGAAAAGTAGTAAGTATGCAGTGGTTTCTGTGCTGCCCAATTTTAAGAGAAAGTACATTATTGATTTTCTGAGTTTAACGTACAATGGACTTGCATTTGAAAAGTTCTTTGATAAAAAGTACGCTGTTGATAAAGATGATCTAACACAAGGAACATTGAAGCGTATGAGTGGTTTTGTTACATTAATGAGTGGTGTTATTGGCACTCTTGGAAGCAAATTTTCTATAGAGTTAGCAACAGTATTGAAACCCCTCCTGTTTGTTATCAGTTCTTCATATTATATTTGTGGTAGCGATGCAAATCTCAAAGACAGTGATCAATCACATCTTTTAAAGATTGGTTCAACTCTTCGTCAACACTCGTTAAAGTGCCTGAGTGAATTCTTTGATACACTTGGTGATGACCTGAACTGGGACCCGTATATCAAAGATATCTATGAATGTGCTTTCAAACCACGTTTAGCTAACTTTTCAGTGGAGAATGCCCAACAAATATCATCCCTGATGAGAATAATGGTCCAATGGTCAGGGAATGAATCGTTGTACAGGTTCCTTTACTataattcattttcatGCACTAAGGCTTTGGTAGAATTATTGCATAATCCACATACAAAAGAGCCTGTTTTGGTTTCAATCTTGACAGCTTGTAATGATGTAATCACACGACCAGCTCAAGATGCTGAATATGTTGAACTAGTCACAATTATTTCAACCTCGACACTGAAGAGTTTGCCAACACTGTATGAGCGACTAGGAAATTCAGATTCAATCTCAATTGCAATTGAGGTACTTGTTAATTTGACAGAAAATGGTTATGTTCAAGATGATGAGACAATTTCTTACTTACTCTCTTCTTTGACATTAATATTGGAAAGTAATAAAAACGTTAATAACCCGAAGATTATTACTAAAATGTTAAATGTTTTAAAGACCCTGATACCTGTTAGTACAATGCCATTTTCTGATTTAGAAAGCCTTTTCAGAACTCTCTCCGGTTTTTATCAAACTTGTGCAGACAAAGAGACAAGGCTAGGTGTCAATGATGTTCTAAGTGCTTTTTCTGAGAGGTTTGATGAGCTTGAAAAGGTTGCCTCCTTAATGAAATCTTTAAACTCGTATTCGAATAGAAGAATTCAGGAGTACGATTTCCCAGTTATGTTATCAGCGTTTAAGAAATTTACAGAGGAAGATTACTGTAACTACTCCGAAATCCAATGGTTCCCCGTTGTTCATACATGTCTCTTTTTGATCAATGATAAGGAGGAATTGGCAGTGAGAACAAATGCAACACATACATTGACTGTATTtgtaaaatatatcaaCGAGAAATCGAGTTTTGAGGAAGCAAAACCAGGTATTACCATTTTGAAGAGTATCATTCTACCCCAAATCAAATCTGGCTTGAGAAAGTACAATGATGAGATTCAAACGGAATATATTGCCTTGCTTGAATACATTGTTCAAAACTCCAAGTACTATAATGACATGGCAGATATGCAGGTTTTGTCATTtggtgatgatgaagaagcgAGCTTCTTTAAAAATATTGCTCATGTGCAACTCCATCGTCGTCAAAGAGCAATTAGAAGATTGAAGGAGGTCGCAAGTGAACTTTCTGACAATAGTATTTCCCATTATTTAATTCCTATCGCGGAGCAATATGTTTTttcagatgaagaaaaattcaGAAATATTGCCAATGAATCCTTAATCACCATAGGAGAACTCGCAAATTTTATGAGTTGGAATCAATATAAGGCCTTAATGCGTAGATATATTCACCTGCTGAAGACGAAAGATACTGCTTTGAAACAGTCTGTGCTTTTGATTACAAGTGTTTCTGTTGCTCTAAAGAATACTCTTACTGCAAAGAGAAACTCATCTGATGAAAAAATCAATAGTAGAACAATGAGAAAATTTCCAAATAACTTTAATGATGCTGAAAGCTTTATTAAGCATGAATTATACCCaactctttcaaaaatattggGAACCAGAAATGACGATACTATTGTAGCACGAATGCCATTGTCAGAGGGTATAATCAATATTCTATTGGgtcttgatgaagatgataagATCACTTTACTTCCTGGTGTGTTGACCAGTATATGTCAAGTTTTAAGAAGTAAATCAGAAGAGCTACGTGATGCTGTCAGACAGTCACTATCTAaaattgttgttattttgGGTGCAAAATATATTGTCTTTATTATTAAGGAGTTAGTTTCTGCTCTTCAGAGAGGTTCCCAAGTTCATGTTTTGAGTTACACAGTTCATCATGTTTTAAGAACTATCGTTGATGATCTAAATCATGGAGATCTTGATGATTCAGCCCATTTAATTGTCAGAGTGATAATGGAAGATGTATTTGGTGCGGTAGGTGAAGAGAAAGATTCTGACAATTATCACACAAAGATGAAGGAAGTGAAAGTCAATCGTAGTTATGACACTGGAGAAGTATTAGCGGCAAATATTAGTCTACAAGAATTTAGTACAATTTTAAAGCCTATTAAGATGTTGTTGATGGAGCGTGTCAGCTTCAAGAGTCAGAATAAACTACAAGAGCTATTGCGCCATTATGCGTTAGGTATCAACCACAATACTGAGGCTGCTGAAATAAACTCATTAAGACTCTGTTACGAAATATTCAATCAAGATGTAGAGCAGAAGAAGTACAACAGGCCAAAAGCTACTGTGACAGAACAGGAAGAATTCTTTTTGGTGAATTTGAACGCTAAAAAGGAACGAGTTGTTACTGAATATTCATTGCTCTCTCATACATTCCAAAAATTCTCATTAGATCTGCTCAGAACTGTAATTACTCGGCATAAATCCCTAATGCAAGCCAAATACTTGCAAGGTTTTGTACCACTGTTACAACAATCATTAACctctgatgatgaaaatgtgCTGATCAGTACCCTCAAagttttgataatattagtAAAGATAGATTTTGAAATGTCGACAGAAAACTTATTCAAGAATTGCGTTAAAAAGGCTCTGAATATTGTAAAAGACTCGCCATCAACCGGTTCTGAACTTTGCCAAATGGCAATTAAATATTTGTCGGCGGCGATCAAACATAAAGAGATGAAACTAAAAAATGTTGCCTTAAGTTACGTCCTTCAAAGAATCCTTCCAGATCTTAATGAACCAAACAAACAAGGTCTAGCTTTCAATTTTCTGAAGTCCTTGATCTCTAAGCAAGTGATGCTACCTGAATTGTATGACATTATGACGACTGTCAGAGAAATCATGATAACAAACCATTCCAAAGACATTAGAAATGTTGCACGTAGTGTTTTTTATCACTTTTTGATGGAATATGATCAAAGTAAGGGTAGATTAGAGAAGCAGTTTAAGTTTATGGTCGATAACTTACAATACCCAGCACCGGATGGTAAGCAATCGGTCATGGAGTTAATCAACTTAATTGTTACTAAGGCTAATCCGGAGCTGTTGTCGAAGCTTGCATCATCTTTTTTCATTGGTTTGGCAAACGTATCTGTAAATGATGATTCACCAAGGTGCCGTGAAATGGCtactataatattaacCAATATGTTACCTCGCCTTGACGCAACTGCATTGCGTACTATTGTTAAGTATATTTCGGCTTGGCTCAAACAGCTAGAAAATGATgcatttttgaatttgggATTAAGGATATACAAAGTGTATTTGGAGGGTCTGGGAATTGGTCACTCAGCTGAATTGGATGATCAAGCAACAAAAGCCATCATAAAGACATTGCATAATACTGATGAAAATTCTAAGACTCAATGGGATCTCATTTATTCTGCTTTAGCTGTTTTCACTGTATttacaaataaaaatcCTGAGGTTTTCAATTCTGAGtacaaaaatatatggGATAGTGTAATTAAATGTTTGTTGTATCCTCATATTTGGGTCCGTCAAGCTTCTGGTAAACTGGTTTGTGACCTATTTAACCACCTTGAAAAGGACAATTGGATGTATGAGAATTCCGACATACAAATCATTACATCGAAGATCATTCATCAATTAAGAGCTCCTTCAATCCCTGAAGCACTTGCTGAAACAGCAATTAAGACACTATTGAAAGTTTCATCATATTGGAATAAAAACAACGTGTCCTATATACCATTTGGTGAAACCACAGAAAGCATCAATCGCTATTCTACAGCAATCGAGTAtgttgtttcttcaatCGGTGGGATTATTAGAAGTGAAGAGAATCGTAACGACACGTTCTTCTCGAAAAAGTTTGCTATTCAATACTTTTATTTGTTAACTCAAATGCTAAATGCCGAAGCATTAGaatctgttcttgaaattaTTCTCTTTTCGCTCTACATTTATTTGGAAAAGTCAGATGTTTCAAGGTTAACAGATGAGGAGTCGGAATTAGTTACTTCGTCCCAAGAATGTATGAAGCAATTGGAAGACTCTGTCTCTGTCTCAGCTTTCTCTAAGGCATACGCCAACGTAAAGCAAATGGTTTATAGAAGAAGAttagaaagaaagaataagaGGTCAGTTCTAGCTGTTACTGCTCCTGACGTTGCTGCTgcaaagaagttgaagaagcacGCAAGATCTAGAGAGAAGCGTAAGCATGAAAGGGATGAAAACGGTTACTACCAGaggaaaaacaaaaagaagagGATTTAG
- the RCF2 gene encoding Rcf2p (CAGL0M10549g~Ortholog(s) have role in mitochondrial respiratory chain complex IV assembly and integral component of mitochondrial inner membrane, mitochondrial respiratory chain supercomplex, plasma membrane localization) yields the protein MKLLTKEEIEAHRSHTLSGGIQGCVAGLAVSALMFKFLPRRYPSFNPARMTWSIKTALFITPPTLLTAICAEEASNNFDATMYSSGSSSKDAIEEHQRWKNLPLKDKLVEGLSNNKYKIITGAWAASLYGSWVLVDRDPIMTTAQKAVQARMYAQFITVALLLASVGLSMYEAKLHPDKKKQGEKRRWEKALQYAEQEEREEAEAKARGFVSNEDRVNAKIYKYK from the coding sequence ATGAAGCTGTTGACTAAGGAAGAGATTGAGGCCCACAGGTCGCACACGCTGTCGGGTGGTATTCAAGGCTGTGTTGCGGGTCTTGCGGTGAGTGCGCTGATGTTCAAGTTTTTGCCTAGGCGGTACCCTAGCTTCAACCCTGCGCGCATGACCTGGTCTATCAAGACCGCGCTGTTTATTACGCCTCCTACGCTGCTGACCGCTATCTGTGCCGAGGAGGCCTCGAACAACTTCGACGCAACTATGTACAGCTCAGGGTCCTCCTCGAAGGACGCCATCGAGGAGCACCAGCGCTGGAAGAACTTGCCCTTGAAGGACAAGCTTGTCGAGGGTCTGTCCAACAACAAGTACAAGATCATCACCGGTGCGTGGGCCGCCTCTCTGTACGGGTCCTGGGTGCTGGTCGACCGTGACCCGATCATGACCACCGCCCAGAAGGCCGTCCAGGCCAGAATGTACGCCCAGTTCATCACCGTGGCCTTGTTGCTGGCCTCCGTCGGTCTAAGCATGTACGAGGCTAAGCTACACCCcgacaagaagaagcaagGCGAGAAGAGACGCTGGGAGAAGGCCCTGCAGTACGCCGAGCAAGAGGAAAGAGAGGAGGCAGAGGCCAAGGCCCGCGGTTTTGTCTCCAACGAGGACAGAGTCAACGCCAAGATCTACAAGTACAAATAA
- the ARE2 gene encoding sterol acyltransferase (CAGL0M10571g~Ortholog(s) have ergosterol O-acyltransferase activity, role in ergosterol metabolic process and endoplasmic reticulum localization), whose product MGDELLGDKRFLRIQRLNSPDDGRRHSLQIDSEEHLYEHKEIAVDETHREVEEDIPSETHTPPELRQTIEVTEKPVGDGEVEQTVKINTERMNSNGSGKDMEDKNVEKISKKFKTRYQKGTQDFRSYFDDVAFEFRPSIFDVSINEPYQTKFAGPTLEASIKSKEKELRKLRREQKRQLDSGEGPVSWEETLLSSNFSGIYVAIWMTLALGVLKSIVDYYCETGSLTESEIWKFMTTDLFKVALVDTQMYLATYLSLVVQYLCKWGLLSWEKQAWLIMAVYEFCYVFFFMIYTEHIMKLHWIAKIFLFLHSLVLLMKMHSYSFYNGYLWEIYDELTYSKKALAKYRETAKSPIIKTLENSIEFCTLEIKSQSKHNEFPKNISIGNYFMFTMFPTLVYQIEYPRTKKVRWSYVLEKVCAIFGTIVVMMTVAQIFMYPVAIRALSIRDSTEQSLFEKAKEWPRLLIDIVPSFIIMYLLVFYLIWDAILNCIAELTCFGDRYFYGDWWNCVDWAEFSRIWNVPVHKFLVRHVYHSSMSAFRLNRDQATLFTFFLSSVIHEMAMYVIFKRFRLYLFSFQMLQLPLVAISNTKFMRERTVIGNVIFWLGICLGPSVICTIYLTF is encoded by the coding sequence ATGGGGGACGAGTTGCTAGGCGACAAGAGGTTTTTGCGCATCCAGAGGTTGAACTCGCCGGATGACGGTAGACGTCACTCATTGCAGATAGACAGTGAGGAGCACCTATATGAGCACAAGGAAATTGCCGTTGATGAGACACACCGTGAGGTTGAAGAGGACATACCTTCGGAGACGCACACTCCGCCTGAGTTGAGGCAGACCATTGAGGTAACGGAGAAGCCTGTGGGCGATGGCGAGGTGGAACAGACTGTGAAGATTAACACTGAACGGATGAACTCCAACGGCAGTGGAAAGGACATGGAGGACAAGAACGTCGAGAAGATATCTAAGAAGTTCAAGACCAGGTACCAGAAGGGCACCCAGGATTTCAGGTCGTACTTTGACGACGTTGCATTTGAGTTCAGACCAAGTATCTTCGATGTGTCCATCAATGAGCCTTACCAGACCAAGTTTGCTGGTCCTACTCTAGAGGCATCCATCAAGTCCAAGGAGAAAGAGTTGCGTAAGCTGCGTCGTGAGCAGAAGCGTCAACTGGATAGTGGCGAGGGCCCTGTCTCCTGGGAGGAAACATTATTGTCTTCCAATTTCTCTGGTATTTATGTCGCAATTTGGATGACATTGGCATTGGGTGTCCTGAAATCGATTGTGGACTACTACTGTGAGACTGGTAGCTTGACCGAGTCTGAGATTTGGAAATTCATGACCACCGACTTGTTTAAAGTCGCCTTAGTAGACACCCAAATGTACTTGGCCACTTACTTATCACTTGTGGTACAATATCTGTGCAAGTGGGGGTTGCTATCCTGGGAAAAGCAAGCTTGGTTGATTATGGCGGTGTATGAATTTTGTTAcgttttcttctttatgaTCTACACCGAACATATCATGAAATTGCACTGGATTGCCAAGATTTTCTTATTCCTGCACTCATTGGTActtttgatgaagatgcaCTCATACTCCTTCTATAATGGTTACCTATGGGAAATTTACGATGAGCTAACTTACTCAAAGAAGGCTTTGGCAAAATACAGAGAAACCGCCAAGTCTCCTATTATCAAGACATTGGAGAATTCCATTGAATTCTGTACTTTAGAAATTAAGTCTCAATCAAAACATAACGAATTCCCAAAAAACATATCTATTGGAAACTACTTTATGTTCACAATGTTCCCAACATTGGTTTATCAAATTGAATACCCAAGAACTAAGAAGGTGAGGTGGTCTTATGTCTTAGAAAAGGTATGCGCAATCTTCGGTACAATTGTAGTCATGATGACTGTAGCTCAAATTTTCATGTACCCAGTTGCTATTCGTGCGCTATCCATCCGTGACTCCACCGAACAAAGTCTCTTTGAAAAGGCAAAGGAGTGGCCAAGACTATTAATTGACATCGTGCCAAGTTTCATCATAATGTACTTGCTTGTATTCTATTTGATTTGGGATGCCATCTTGAACTGTATTGCCGAGTTAACATGCTTTGGTGATAGGTATTTCTACGGTGACTGGTGGAACTGTGTCGATTGGGCTGAATTCAGTCGTATTTGGAATGTTCCTGTTCATAAGTTCTTGGTTAGACATGTTTACCACAGTTCCATGAGTGCTTTCAGATTGAATAGGGACCAAGCAACCCTGTTTACGTTCTTTTTAAGTTCTGTGATTCATGAAATGGCAATGTATGTCATCTTCAAGAGATTCAGACTTTATTTATTTAGTTTCCAAATGTTGCAATTGCCATTGGTTGCTATCAGTAATACGAAATTTATGAGGGAAAGAACTGTAATTGGTAATGTTATCTTCTGGCTAGGTATTTGCTTAGGACCCAGTGTGATTTGCACCATTTACTTAACTTTCTGA